In one Nocardioides sp. NBC_00368 genomic region, the following are encoded:
- a CDS encoding TetR/AcrR family transcriptional regulator, with amino-acid sequence MSGRPRLVPYAGSAPPRDQILDAAAKLFVERGFAATSTREIADAVGIRQASLYYHFAGKDDILAELLDRSVRPTVDKIAKIEAMVPPETYETALYLLALVDVTTLATAPRNIGLLSRLPDVTDSPVFAEFRNDRCELAEAYGRIGTRIARAPVIDLLGSKKLGEILVQVVDSTINLRSNGDRIDLHDADGLATTCLRICGTSDKQILAASAAAAPLFETLHAEPGFP; translated from the coding sequence ATGAGCGGTCGACCCCGGCTCGTCCCGTACGCTGGCAGTGCACCGCCTCGCGATCAGATCCTCGATGCCGCTGCGAAGCTGTTCGTCGAGCGTGGCTTTGCTGCCACCTCGACCCGCGAGATCGCCGATGCGGTCGGGATCCGTCAGGCCTCCCTCTACTACCACTTCGCCGGCAAGGACGACATCCTCGCTGAGCTGCTGGATCGCTCGGTCCGACCAACGGTGGACAAGATCGCCAAGATCGAGGCGATGGTGCCACCCGAAACCTATGAGACCGCGCTGTACCTCCTCGCCCTGGTCGACGTCACCACACTGGCGACAGCACCCCGCAACATCGGCTTGCTCTCTCGGCTGCCCGACGTCACCGACAGTCCGGTATTCGCCGAGTTTCGCAACGACCGCTGCGAGTTGGCCGAAGCCTACGGTCGTATCGGAACCCGTATCGCCCGCGCGCCTGTCATCGACCTGCTCGGCAGTAAGAAGCTCGGCGAGATCCTTGTCCAGGTCGTCGACAGCACCATCAACCTGCGTAGCAACGGCGATCGCATCGACCTGCACGACGCCGACGGGCTCGCGACGACCTGCCTGCGCATCTGTGGAACCAGCGACAAGCAGATCCTGGCCGCATCCGCCGCCGCTGCTCCGCTCTTCGAGACGCTTCACGCCGAGCCGGGTTTCCCATGA
- a CDS encoding HAD family hydrolase, producing the protein MTTPRTTPTALLAQAGALLLDFDGPLADLMPPPANALAADAARAAINHITLPPEVATTTDHLAVLRHVIEHHSHLTAEVEHACTRAEMEAAQHCSPSVHAENLFTYIRQRDLPAAVVSNNSEEAVRVCLDRHDWTTHVAAFSCRDEHNCADMKPSPLLLEQALHALGTEPSRAVFIGDSISDVQAATAAGVRILGLAKNPRRGQELVDAGAAAIASLAETFDL; encoded by the coding sequence GTGACCACACCCAGGACCACGCCCACAGCGCTGCTCGCCCAGGCCGGTGCGCTCCTGCTCGACTTCGACGGCCCCCTAGCCGACCTCATGCCACCACCAGCCAACGCACTGGCCGCGGACGCGGCCCGAGCAGCCATCAACCACATCACGCTGCCACCCGAGGTGGCCACGACCACCGACCACCTCGCGGTCCTGCGCCACGTCATCGAGCACCACAGCCACCTCACCGCCGAGGTCGAGCACGCCTGCACACGCGCAGAGATGGAAGCGGCCCAACACTGCTCCCCCAGCGTCCACGCCGAGAACCTCTTCACCTACATCCGCCAACGCGATCTACCCGCCGCAGTCGTCAGCAACAACTCCGAAGAGGCCGTCCGGGTTTGCCTCGACCGCCACGACTGGACCACTCACGTGGCTGCGTTCTCATGCCGCGACGAACACAACTGTGCCGACATGAAGCCGAGCCCACTTCTCCTCGAGCAGGCGCTTCATGCCCTGGGGACCGAGCCGAGCAGAGCCGTGTTCATCGGCGACTCGATCAGCGACGTCCAAGCGGCCACCGCGGCCGGCGTACGCATCCTGGGCCTCGCGAAGAACCCCCGACGAGGCCAAGAACTCGTCGATGCCGGCGCCGCCGCAATCGCGAGCCTGGCCGAAACCTTCGACCTCTAG
- a CDS encoding WXG100-like domain-containing protein — protein sequence MDDLSGAMLSTAFADRLGTGDRLERRQLINSLAASLSRPWLTKETPLAQLRAHHHDAYEDAHQRHTSELRCPHPYVSTNLMLRGDTCSGCQRIRRCLQYVQMRWERGYVGMTIPGELDFVLDLLGYEWPNVDEDAVRDAAQLLCGLESDLRGTLDELEIRVNELGDGAKAQSTNALIRAWTENRTSNMDQVLDTLPGVASGIDVAADAIVALKVKVIAELTITAAQIAAAAATAVVTAGLSVAGNAALIAVRKKALDIATDLAMEELIGQLASMVVEPLTGTVAELAISIAEAPLVTDGDATAATELSYDVMEQIASALNDCGADQYDLCTTFAAEVSALPFFAS from the coding sequence ATGGATGACCTGTCCGGCGCGATGCTCTCCACAGCGTTTGCAGACCGGCTCGGCACCGGAGATCGTTTAGAGCGGCGACAGCTGATCAACAGTCTCGCGGCCTCGCTATCTCGGCCCTGGCTCACCAAGGAAACGCCGTTGGCCCAACTTCGGGCACATCATCACGATGCCTACGAAGACGCCCATCAGCGACACACCTCGGAATTGCGCTGCCCGCACCCCTACGTCTCCACTAACCTCATGCTCCGCGGTGACACGTGCTCGGGCTGTCAACGGATCCGTCGCTGTCTCCAGTATGTCCAGATGAGGTGGGAGCGCGGATACGTGGGGATGACGATCCCGGGAGAGCTGGATTTCGTACTCGACCTGCTCGGCTATGAGTGGCCGAACGTCGATGAGGATGCGGTCCGTGATGCCGCGCAGCTGCTGTGTGGGCTGGAGTCGGACTTGCGCGGCACCCTCGATGAGCTGGAGATCCGGGTCAACGAGCTCGGCGACGGGGCCAAGGCTCAGTCGACGAATGCCCTGATCAGGGCGTGGACCGAGAACCGTACGTCCAACATGGATCAGGTGCTCGACACGTTGCCCGGGGTCGCGTCCGGGATCGATGTCGCTGCCGATGCGATCGTCGCGCTGAAGGTGAAGGTGATCGCCGAGCTGACGATCACGGCCGCGCAGATCGCGGCGGCCGCCGCGACCGCGGTGGTGACCGCGGGCCTCAGCGTGGCCGGCAACGCCGCGCTCATCGCGGTGCGGAAGAAGGCGCTCGACATCGCCACCGACCTCGCGATGGAGGAGCTGATCGGGCAGCTCGCGTCCATGGTGGTCGAGCCGTTGACCGGCACGGTCGCGGAGCTCGCCATCTCGATCGCCGAGGCTCCGTTAGTGACCGACGGTGACGCGACCGCGGCGACCGAGCTCAGCTATGACGTGATGGAGCAGATCGCTTCCGCGCTCAACGACTGCGGTGCCGACCAGTACGACCTCTGCACCACCTTCGCAGCCGAAGTGTCCGCCCTGCCCTTCTTCGCTTCCTAG
- a CDS encoding ISL3 family transposase yields the protein MLDGMGLARIVFSGLAALVIHDVVDVGSAIRVHARTRAGEVGCPACGVLTRRVHSYHLRTVADVPVDGREVIVKVRVRRLRCLEEQCVLGSFREQVPDLLERHQRRTIRLNAQVAATVRELAGRASARVLPVLGVVLSRWTALRALMRIPLPAMDVPRVLGIDDFALRRSHEYATILIDAETGRRIDVIPTRLSQPVQDWLTAHPGAEIVCRDGSGAYSDAITQALPAAIQVSDRWHLWHGLGEAIRKEVAGHATCWTPAVGLATGLQDGPRAATTRDRWQQVHGLLDAGVGLLDCSRRLGLALNTVKRYARVEQPEQLRRAHQYRPTLVDPYRDHLRARRAEQPGIPLTHLLAEIRELGYQGSSNLLVRYINQGRLDGDRSHLSPRKAARLLLTNPANLSDVQQKTVAQLSGACAEMTALTSLITSFAALLTPCDANDTQLDAWITAVREADLPSVHSFSRGLDLDRAAVDAGLTLPHHNGRTEGVNNKIKLLKRQMYGRAGFDLLRHRILLN from the coding sequence GTGCTTGATGGAATGGGGCTGGCCAGGATCGTGTTCTCCGGCCTAGCGGCGTTGGTGATCCACGATGTCGTCGACGTGGGTTCCGCGATCCGGGTCCATGCGAGGACGCGTGCGGGGGAAGTCGGGTGCCCGGCCTGTGGCGTGCTGACGCGGCGGGTGCACTCCTACCATCTGCGGACTGTGGCCGACGTCCCGGTCGACGGCCGCGAGGTGATCGTCAAGGTCCGGGTCCGTCGGCTCCGGTGTCTCGAAGAGCAGTGCGTCCTAGGCTCGTTTCGTGAACAGGTTCCTGACCTGCTCGAACGTCACCAGCGGCGCACGATCCGGCTGAACGCCCAGGTCGCCGCGACCGTACGTGAACTTGCTGGCAGAGCCTCGGCGCGGGTGTTGCCGGTGCTCGGAGTCGTTCTGTCACGGTGGACCGCGCTGCGGGCGCTGATGCGGATCCCGCTCCCCGCCATGGACGTTCCCCGGGTCCTCGGGATCGACGACTTCGCGCTGCGACGCTCGCACGAGTACGCCACGATCCTTATCGATGCCGAAACCGGCCGCCGAATCGATGTCATCCCCACGAGACTGTCCCAGCCAGTCCAGGACTGGCTCACCGCTCACCCCGGTGCCGAGATCGTGTGCCGCGACGGCTCTGGCGCCTACAGCGACGCCATCACCCAGGCGCTACCCGCGGCAATCCAGGTCAGCGACCGGTGGCACCTGTGGCACGGGCTCGGGGAAGCGATCCGTAAGGAGGTCGCCGGCCACGCGACCTGCTGGACCCCCGCTGTCGGGCTGGCGACCGGGCTCCAAGACGGGCCGCGCGCCGCCACGACCCGGGACCGGTGGCAGCAGGTCCACGGCCTCCTCGACGCCGGCGTCGGGCTCCTGGACTGCTCCCGCAGGCTCGGCCTGGCACTCAACACCGTGAAGCGGTATGCCCGGGTTGAACAGCCCGAACAGCTCCGCCGTGCTCACCAATACCGGCCCACCTTGGTCGATCCGTACCGCGACCACCTCCGTGCCCGCCGTGCCGAGCAGCCCGGGATCCCGCTCACCCACCTCCTGGCCGAGATCCGCGAACTCGGCTACCAGGGCTCTTCGAACCTGCTGGTGCGCTACATCAACCAGGGCCGCCTCGACGGCGACCGGTCACACCTCTCACCCCGCAAAGCAGCCCGGCTCCTCCTCACCAACCCAGCCAACCTCAGCGACGTTCAGCAGAAGACCGTCGCGCAGTTGAGCGGCGCGTGTGCTGAGATGACCGCTCTGACCAGCCTGATCACCAGCTTCGCTGCACTCCTGACCCCCTGCGACGCCAACGACACCCAGCTCGATGCCTGGATCACCGCAGTGAGGGAGGCCGATCTGCCGAGCGTGCACTCGTTCAGCCGCGGGCTCGACCTCGACCGCGCCGCGGTCGACGCTGGGCTCACCCTCCCGCACCACAACGGCCGCACCGAGGGCGTCAACAACAAGATCAAGCTCCTCAAGCGCCAGATGTACGGCCGAGCCGGGTTCGACCTCCTCCGCCACCGCATCCTGCTCAACTAA
- a CDS encoding phenylalanine--tRNA ligase subunit beta, with amino-acid sequence MKISFEWLSDYVDLPAEVDMKELAHQLTLKTVEVEEVTAVERDTILEIDNKSLTNRPDLWGHYGIARELAAIYGLPLRPLAAATYPTPTDGLVGSPDPEVCTRFAAVTFTAETDQTPEWIRERLIRIGESLVHPLVDLSNYVMFTTGQPAHVYDADKVTLPLTAATATELGELTLLNTESVKIGTGFPVIRDAHDVVAAAGVMGGEGSALSQDSRRFVLEAATFRPQPVRRASQRLGLRTNASARYEKGLDTQRVDQALGLLLQLLPQVAPGVEVAGIQDTCVEPTSQATVDIDRAFMVDRIGEDLGDDTVHTTLRALGFGTDQVGDRFHVTVPTWRSTGDVSMRHDIVEEVARIYGYDRLAIAETSVALKPVRSLHRRGLDREIREQLALRAGLQEVITYPWAADHLLAATGYDKSKTVLFDGATAPDRDSLRPSLLPNLLEVLASNLRYQASVEIFEVGTVFSATLWEPYQGRYEAMPEQRQRLGVALAGPDGVDLFRRLKGIIETVRRHCHIVDITFDAETDATWADPSARLEIHAGDQAAGTLALLTPRLRRHAGIGNTQVAYAEIDLGALEAHPSRETQYEAVPELPATGFDLSVLAADDVTWEQVVRVTTAVDNLVREVGYGGEYRGADWVPEGHRSLTLHVGLQPIETTLTAERIGSIRTKVLATLEGELGARTRTD; translated from the coding sequence ATGAAGATCTCATTCGAATGGCTCTCCGACTACGTCGACCTCCCCGCCGAGGTCGACATGAAGGAACTCGCCCACCAGCTCACCCTCAAGACCGTCGAAGTCGAGGAAGTCACCGCTGTCGAGCGTGACACGATCCTCGAGATCGACAACAAGTCACTCACCAACCGCCCCGACCTGTGGGGCCATTACGGCATCGCGCGCGAGCTCGCTGCGATCTACGGCCTACCACTCCGCCCGCTCGCGGCGGCGACCTACCCGACTCCCACCGATGGCCTGGTCGGATCGCCGGACCCGGAGGTGTGCACCCGGTTCGCCGCAGTGACTTTCACAGCGGAGACCGATCAGACTCCCGAGTGGATCCGCGAACGGCTCATCCGGATCGGGGAGAGCTTGGTCCATCCGCTGGTAGACCTGTCGAACTACGTGATGTTCACGACCGGGCAGCCCGCCCATGTCTACGACGCGGACAAGGTCACCCTCCCACTTACCGCGGCAACCGCCACCGAGCTAGGTGAGCTGACGCTGCTGAACACGGAATCGGTCAAGATCGGCACCGGGTTCCCGGTCATCCGCGACGCCCATGACGTCGTCGCGGCAGCCGGCGTCATGGGTGGCGAGGGCAGTGCCCTCAGTCAGGACAGCCGCCGCTTCGTACTGGAAGCCGCAACGTTCCGCCCCCAGCCAGTCCGCCGAGCCAGCCAGCGACTCGGGCTGCGTACCAACGCCTCCGCCCGATACGAGAAAGGGCTCGACACCCAACGCGTCGACCAGGCCCTCGGCCTGCTCCTGCAGCTCCTCCCGCAGGTCGCTCCTGGTGTCGAGGTCGCCGGGATCCAGGACACCTGTGTCGAGCCGACCAGCCAAGCAACCGTTGACATCGACCGAGCGTTCATGGTCGACCGGATCGGCGAGGACTTGGGCGATGACACCGTCCACACCACCTTGCGTGCGCTCGGCTTCGGCACCGACCAAGTCGGCGACCGATTCCACGTCACCGTCCCGACCTGGCGTTCCACAGGGGACGTCTCGATGCGGCACGACATCGTCGAGGAAGTCGCGCGGATCTACGGCTACGACCGGCTCGCTATCGCCGAGACCTCGGTGGCACTCAAGCCGGTCAGGTCGCTGCACCGGCGTGGCCTCGACCGCGAGATCCGCGAACAGCTCGCCCTTCGCGCCGGGTTGCAGGAGGTCATCACCTACCCCTGGGCCGCCGACCATCTCCTGGCCGCCACCGGGTACGACAAGAGCAAGACGGTGCTGTTCGATGGCGCTACGGCTCCCGACCGGGACTCGCTGCGCCCATCCTTGCTGCCCAACCTACTCGAGGTACTCGCCTCCAACCTGCGCTACCAGGCCAGTGTCGAGATCTTCGAGGTCGGCACCGTCTTCAGCGCCACACTCTGGGAGCCCTACCAGGGCAGGTACGAGGCCATGCCCGAACAAAGGCAGCGGCTCGGTGTAGCCCTCGCCGGACCTGACGGGGTCGATCTGTTCCGCAGGCTCAAGGGCATCATCGAGACCGTGCGTCGCCACTGCCATATCGTCGACATCACCTTCGACGCTGAAACCGACGCAACGTGGGCCGACCCGTCGGCACGGCTCGAGATCCACGCCGGTGACCAGGCGGCCGGGACCCTCGCCCTGCTCACCCCGCGCCTGCGCAGACACGCAGGCATCGGGAACACACAAGTGGCCTACGCCGAGATCGACCTCGGGGCCCTGGAGGCGCACCCCTCACGGGAGACCCAGTACGAGGCGGTACCGGAACTCCCAGCGACCGGCTTCGACTTGTCCGTCCTCGCTGCCGACGACGTCACCTGGGAGCAGGTGGTCCGAGTCACGACCGCCGTCGACAACCTGGTTCGCGAGGTTGGCTACGGCGGGGAATACCGAGGCGCCGACTGGGTGCCAGAGGGGCACCGCTCACTGACGTTGCACGTCGGCCTGCAACCCATCGAAACCACGCTCACTGCAGAACGCATCGGAAGCATCCGAACCAAGGTGCTCGCGACGCTCGAAGGCGAACTCGGCGCTCGGACCCGGACGGACTGA
- a CDS encoding GntR family transcriptional regulator: MSLDPDDSRPPYQQIASRLRAAILTHEISAGEKLPSQAELAAEYGVAGMTVQRALSILKEQGLIVSRQGAGSFVRHRTERPVGLRPHMEQAFEQAEVTIDFVGYTAETLHGVLAEPLDKIRAGRFTPKSLHIRLLLSDMSRPLSLPVLATNRPEDSAAVRDRMAAISTRHAGAIHEAVQELADLGLVPEVTIESRVHGTAPLFKCFIINSTDVFFGYYPVVAHPVRIDGEMVDILDPMGKDAIMFQHTDDGDPEAADSQYVSQTRTWFESIWNTIATPQP; encoded by the coding sequence GTGAGCCTCGACCCCGATGATTCGCGCCCGCCGTACCAGCAGATCGCCTCGCGTCTGCGGGCCGCGATCTTGACCCATGAGATCAGCGCCGGTGAGAAACTGCCGAGCCAGGCTGAACTGGCCGCGGAGTACGGCGTCGCAGGCATGACCGTTCAACGGGCGTTGAGCATCCTCAAAGAACAAGGGCTCATCGTCTCCCGGCAGGGCGCCGGATCCTTCGTCCGCCACCGCACCGAGCGCCCCGTAGGACTGCGCCCCCACATGGAGCAGGCATTCGAGCAAGCGGAGGTCACCATCGACTTCGTCGGCTATACCGCCGAGACACTGCACGGGGTGCTGGCCGAGCCGCTGGACAAGATCCGCGCCGGCCGGTTCACCCCGAAGTCGTTGCACATCAGGCTGCTGCTTTCCGACATGAGCAGACCCCTGTCCCTGCCAGTACTGGCCACCAACCGGCCTGAGGACTCCGCGGCGGTCCGTGACCGGATGGCTGCCATCAGTACGCGTCACGCCGGCGCCATCCACGAGGCCGTCCAGGAACTGGCCGACCTCGGCCTCGTCCCCGAGGTCACCATCGAGAGCCGAGTCCACGGGACCGCACCGCTGTTCAAATGCTTCATCATCAACAGCACCGACGTCTTCTTCGGCTACTACCCCGTCGTCGCACACCCCGTGCGCATCGACGGTGAGATGGTCGACATCCTCGACCCCATGGGCAAGGACGCAATCATGTTCCAACACACCGACGACGGCGACCCCGAGGCAGCAGACTCACAGTACGTATCCCAGACCCGTACCTGGTTCGAGAGCATCTGGAACACGATCGCGACCCCACAACCGTGA
- a CDS encoding phenylalanine--tRNA ligase subunit alpha yields MSTALLQQISETRETGHERVASATTVAELDTARREFLGKSGSLLAMRRGLGGLPAEDRRTVGAALHEAQQTLTAAIDEREQALLDAEPALSTPLDVTLPGLPTGTGGLHPTIQLMYDLDDAFAALNFDRYTGPEISSELYEFDNLNFAPEHPARESMDTFWLAGMDGRTEGERLALRPHLTGASVRYMREHEPPFRFVYPGRVYRNETTDARHERAFFQYEVLLVDEKVPITAGKALVDTILDTTFGHPVTTRMRTGFFPFVEPGFEIDMQCQVCGGVGCRTCHQVGWLEIMPGGVPHPNVLRAGGLDPDRWTGFYVNVGLDRLVMMRYGIDDVRLMHSADLRYLRQFA; encoded by the coding sequence ATGAGCACGGCATTGCTCCAGCAGATCTCCGAGACCCGCGAGACCGGTCACGAACGAGTCGCCTCGGCGACGACAGTGGCCGAGCTCGACACCGCCCGCCGTGAGTTCCTAGGCAAGTCCGGGTCTCTTCTCGCTATGCGCCGGGGCCTCGGCGGTCTTCCGGCCGAAGACCGCCGCACCGTGGGCGCTGCTCTTCACGAGGCGCAGCAGACTCTCACTGCTGCGATCGATGAGCGAGAGCAGGCACTGCTAGATGCCGAGCCGGCGCTGTCGACTCCACTGGATGTCACCCTGCCGGGGCTGCCCACCGGTACCGGTGGTCTTCACCCGACCATCCAGCTCATGTACGACCTCGATGACGCCTTCGCCGCGCTCAACTTCGACCGCTACACCGGACCAGAGATCAGCTCGGAGCTGTATGAGTTCGACAACCTCAACTTCGCGCCCGAGCACCCCGCCCGCGAGAGCATGGACACCTTCTGGCTCGCCGGGATGGACGGCCGTACAGAGGGGGAGAGGCTTGCGCTGCGTCCTCACTTGACCGGTGCGAGTGTCCGGTACATGCGTGAGCACGAGCCACCGTTCCGGTTCGTCTATCCCGGTCGGGTTTATCGCAACGAGACCACGGATGCGCGGCACGAGCGTGCTTTCTTCCAGTACGAGGTGCTGCTGGTCGATGAGAAGGTCCCGATCACCGCCGGGAAGGCGCTGGTCGACACCATCTTGGACACCACCTTCGGGCACCCGGTGACCACCCGGATGCGGACCGGGTTCTTCCCCTTCGTCGAGCCCGGCTTCGAGATCGACATGCAATGCCAGGTTTGCGGCGGTGTAGGTTGCCGCACCTGCCACCAGGTCGGCTGGCTAGAGATCATGCCAGGCGGCGTACCCCACCCCAACGTGCTCCGCGCCGGCGGTCTCGACCCGGACCGCTGGACCGGGTTCTACGTCAACGTCGGCCTCGACCGGCTCGTCATGATGCGCTACGGCATCGACGACGTCCGACTCATGCACTCGGCCGACCTCCGCTACCTGCGCCAGTTCGCCTGA